A genomic window from Pseudomonas alcaligenes includes:
- a CDS encoding serine acetyltransferase, with amino-acid sequence MTFAQLKRYWHIELLGGTDKRFTWRRLREKYRQRSRYRYLFWFRFAQYLQSSRFKFLRKRAQRLGDRIAERFGIEIALGAQIGEGLFIPHPVGIVITRKAVIGRNFSIFQNTTIGQKNDASAPIRIGDNVTIGANACIIGDGLRIGDNVTIAAAAFVNKDIPDDHLFVTRYASEQIEQQAGPSPISTRHSRQAR; translated from the coding sequence ATGACCTTCGCTCAACTCAAACGCTACTGGCATATCGAACTGCTCGGCGGTACTGACAAGCGCTTCACCTGGCGCCGCCTGCGCGAGAAGTATCGGCAGCGCTCGCGCTACCGCTACCTGTTCTGGTTCCGTTTCGCCCAGTACCTGCAAAGCAGCCGCTTCAAGTTCCTGCGCAAGCGTGCCCAGCGCCTCGGCGACCGTATCGCCGAACGCTTCGGCATCGAGATCGCACTCGGCGCGCAGATCGGCGAGGGGCTGTTCATTCCCCACCCGGTCGGCATCGTCATCACCCGCAAGGCGGTGATCGGCAGGAACTTCAGCATCTTCCAGAACACCACCATCGGGCAGAAGAACGATGCCAGCGCACCCATCCGCATCGGTGACAATGTCACGATCGGGGCCAACGCCTGCATCATCGGCGACGGCCTGCGCATCGGCGACAATGTCACCATCGCCGCGGCCGCCTTCGTCAACAAGGACATCCCCGACGACCACCTGTTCGTCACCCGCTACGCCTCGGAGCAGATCGAGCAACAGGCCGGTCCGTCCCCGATCAGTACCCGTCATTCCCGCCAGGCCAGATGA
- a CDS encoding inorganic phosphate transporter: MSLIADYGFVLLVLACLFGFFMAWGVGANDVANAMGTSVGSRALTIKQAILIAMVFEFCGAYLAGGEVTETIKNGIVDAEAISPDLMVLGMMSALLAAGTWLLIATRKGWPVSTTHSIVGAVIGFAAVGVSTDAVHWESVGPIVASWVVTPFLSGLVAFGLFMSVQALIINTDSPFKNAKRFVPLYMFLTGFMVSIMTLSKGLKHIGLNLSSNESLLLSVGVGALVMLLGIAILSRIQIDEEADKAFHFASVERVFAVLMIFTACAIAFAHGANDVANAVGPLAAIVGVIESNGTAEIAAKSAVPGWVLLLGAIGIVIGLATYGYKVIATIGKEITELTPSRGFAAELATASTVVGASAIGLPVSTTHTLVGAVLGIGIARGIGALNLGVIGSIFMSWIITLPVGAGLSILFFLILRGIFL; this comes from the coding sequence ATGTCTCTTATTGCGGATTACGGCTTCGTACTCCTGGTACTCGCCTGCCTGTTCGGCTTCTTCATGGCCTGGGGCGTCGGCGCCAACGACGTGGCCAACGCCATGGGCACCTCGGTGGGCTCGCGCGCACTGACCATCAAGCAGGCGATCCTGATCGCCATGGTCTTCGAGTTCTGCGGCGCCTACCTGGCCGGTGGCGAAGTCACCGAGACCATCAAGAACGGCATCGTCGACGCCGAGGCCATCAGCCCCGACCTGATGGTGCTGGGCATGATGTCGGCGCTGCTGGCCGCCGGCACCTGGCTGCTGATCGCCACCCGCAAGGGCTGGCCGGTGTCCACCACCCACTCCATCGTCGGCGCGGTGATCGGCTTCGCCGCGGTCGGCGTATCCACCGACGCCGTGCACTGGGAGTCGGTCGGCCCGATCGTCGCCAGCTGGGTGGTCACCCCCTTCCTCTCCGGCCTGGTCGCCTTCGGCCTGTTCATGAGCGTGCAGGCGCTGATCATCAACACCGACAGCCCGTTCAAGAACGCCAAGCGCTTCGTGCCGCTGTACATGTTCCTGACCGGCTTCATGGTGTCGATCATGACCCTGTCCAAGGGGCTCAAGCACATCGGCCTGAACCTCTCCAGCAATGAAAGCCTGCTGCTGTCGGTGGGTGTCGGCGCCCTGGTGATGCTGCTCGGCATCGCCATCCTCAGCCGCATCCAGATCGACGAGGAAGCCGACAAGGCCTTCCACTTCGCCAGCGTCGAACGCGTGTTCGCCGTGCTGATGATCTTCACCGCCTGCGCCATCGCTTTCGCCCACGGTGCCAACGACGTGGCCAACGCCGTCGGCCCGCTGGCCGCCATCGTCGGCGTGATCGAGTCCAACGGCACCGCCGAGATCGCCGCCAAGTCCGCCGTGCCGGGCTGGGTGCTGCTGCTCGGCGCCATCGGCATCGTCATCGGCCTGGCCACCTATGGCTACAAGGTGATCGCCACCATCGGCAAGGAAATCACCGAGCTGACCCCCAGCCGCGGCTTCGCCGCCGAGCTGGCCACCGCCTCCACCGTGGTCGGCGCCTCGGCCATCGGCTTGCCGGTATCCACCACCCACACCCTGGTCGGTGCCGTGCTCGGCATCGGCATCGCCCGCGGCATCGGCGCGCTGAACCTGGGCGTGATCGGCTCGATCTTCATGTCCTGGATCATCACCCTGCCGGTCGGCGCCGGCCTGTCGATCCTGTTCTTCCTGATCCTGCGCGGCATCTTCCTCTAA
- the argA gene encoding amino-acid N-acetyltransferase → MHDYVNWLRHASPYINAHRDCTFVVMLPGEGVEHPNFGNIVHDLVLLHSLGVRLVLVHGSRPQIEARLAERGLTPRYHRDLRITDGPTLDCVIDAVGRLRIAIEARLSMDMAASPMQGSRLRVSGGNFVTARPIGVVDGIDYHHTGEVRRVDRKGIGRLLDERSIVLLSALGYSPTGEIFNLACEDVATRAAIDLQADKLLLYSAERGLLDEHGKLVRELRPQQVPAHLARLGSCYQAELLDAAAQACRGGVKRSHIVSYMEDGSLLTELFTRDGGGTLVDQEQFESLREATIEDVGGLIELITPLEDQGILVRRSREVLEREIGQFSIVERDGLIIACAALYPIADSDAGELACLAVNPEYRHGGRGDELLERIEERARALGLKTLFVLTTRTAHWFQERGFEASGVERLPAARASLYNYQRNSKIFEKAL, encoded by the coding sequence ATGCACGACTACGTCAACTGGCTCCGCCACGCTTCGCCCTACATCAACGCCCACCGCGACTGCACCTTCGTGGTCATGCTGCCCGGCGAGGGCGTAGAACACCCGAACTTCGGCAACATCGTCCACGACCTGGTGCTGCTGCACAGCCTCGGCGTGCGCCTGGTGCTGGTGCACGGCTCGCGCCCGCAGATCGAGGCGCGCCTGGCCGAGCGCGGGCTGACCCCACGCTACCACCGCGACCTGCGCATCACCGACGGCCCGACCCTGGACTGCGTGATCGACGCCGTCGGCCGCCTGCGCATCGCCATCGAAGCCCGCTTGTCGATGGACATGGCCGCCTCGCCGATGCAGGGCTCGCGCCTGCGCGTGTCCGGCGGCAACTTCGTCACCGCGCGGCCGATCGGCGTGGTCGACGGCATCGACTATCACCACACCGGCGAAGTGCGCCGGGTCGACCGCAAGGGCATCGGCCGCCTGCTCGACGAGCGCAGCATCGTGCTGCTGTCGGCGCTCGGCTATTCGCCCACCGGGGAAATCTTCAACCTGGCCTGCGAGGATGTCGCCACCCGCGCCGCCATCGACCTGCAGGCCGACAAGCTGCTGCTCTATTCTGCCGAGCGTGGCCTGCTCGACGAGCACGGCAAGCTGGTGCGCGAGCTACGCCCGCAGCAGGTGCCGGCGCACCTGGCTCGCCTGGGCAGCTGCTACCAGGCCGAGCTGCTCGACGCCGCCGCCCAGGCCTGCCGCGGCGGAGTCAAGCGCAGCCATATCGTCAGCTACATGGAGGACGGCTCGCTGCTCACCGAGCTGTTCACCCGCGACGGCGGCGGCACCCTGGTCGACCAGGAGCAGTTCGAGTCGCTGCGCGAGGCGACCATCGAGGACGTCGGCGGCCTGATCGAGCTGATCACCCCGCTGGAGGACCAGGGCATCCTGGTGCGCCGCTCGCGCGAGGTGCTGGAGCGCGAGATCGGCCAGTTCAGCATCGTCGAGCGCGACGGCCTGATCATCGCCTGCGCCGCGCTCTACCCGATCGCCGACTCGGACGCCGGTGAGCTGGCCTGCCTGGCGGTCAACCCGGAATACCGCCATGGCGGCCGGGGCGACGAACTGCTCGAGCGCATCGAGGAGCGCGCCCGCGCGCTGGGCCTGAAGACCCTGTTCGTGCTCACCACGCGCACCGCCCACTGGTTCCAGGAGCGCGGCTTCGAGGCCAGCGGCGTCGAGCGCCTGCCGGCGGCGCGCGCCTCGCTGTACAACTACCAGCGCAATTCGAAGATCTTCGAAAAGGCGCTTTGA
- a CDS encoding TIGR00153 family protein yields the protein MPTNPFVSLFGRSPIGPMQQHIAKAHECAANLVPFFEAVMAQDWTQVAQVQQEMVRLEKEADKLKKSVRLHLPKSLFLPVPRSDLLELLSVQDKVANRAKDIAGLMLGREMAIPTELQPLIRTFVQRTVDASAQALKAMNELDELLETGFGGREAKLVETLVEELDDIEDDTDRLQIEVRRALFKLEKDMPAVDVMFLYQIIDWVGDVADRAQRVGNRLEQLLAR from the coding sequence ATGCCAACCAATCCCTTCGTCAGCCTGTTCGGTCGTTCGCCGATCGGCCCCATGCAGCAACACATCGCCAAGGCTCATGAATGTGCAGCCAACCTGGTGCCCTTCTTCGAGGCGGTGATGGCGCAGGACTGGACCCAGGTGGCCCAGGTGCAGCAGGAAATGGTGCGCCTGGAGAAGGAAGCGGACAAGCTGAAGAAAAGCGTGCGCCTGCACCTGCCCAAGAGCCTGTTCCTGCCGGTGCCGCGTTCGGACCTGCTCGAACTGCTCAGTGTACAGGACAAAGTCGCCAACCGCGCCAAGGACATCGCCGGCCTGATGCTCGGCCGCGAGATGGCGATCCCCACCGAGCTGCAGCCGCTGATCCGCACCTTCGTGCAGCGCACAGTGGATGCCAGCGCCCAGGCGCTGAAGGCCATGAACGAGCTGGACGAGCTGCTGGAAACCGGTTTCGGCGGCCGCGAGGCCAAGCTGGTGGAAACCCTGGTGGAGGAACTCGACGATATCGAGGACGACACCGACCGCCTGCAGATCGAGGTGCGCCGCGCCTTGTTCAAGCTGGAGAAGGACATGCCGGCCGTGGACGTGATGTTCCTCTACCAGATCATCGACTGGGTCGGCGATGTCGCCGACCGTGCCCAACGCGTGGGCAACCGTCTGGAACAACTGCTGGCGCGCTAA
- a CDS encoding PaaI family thioesterase, with amino-acid sequence MSEKSPVGQDSNFSRLLGIRILRAENGEAELRMAMQEQMLNLHGRMHGGALYSLIDTALGQASHSLFGGEAGSMTLECKVNYIRGVESGEVVCHARVLNGGRKVHVLEAKVEQGDKLIATAQATFICK; translated from the coding sequence ATGAGCGAGAAATCCCCGGTCGGCCAGGACAGCAACTTCAGTCGCCTGCTCGGCATCCGCATCCTGCGCGCCGAGAACGGCGAGGCCGAGCTGCGCATGGCCATGCAGGAGCAGATGCTCAACCTGCACGGGCGCATGCACGGCGGCGCGCTCTACTCGCTGATCGACACCGCCCTCGGCCAGGCCAGCCACAGCCTGTTCGGCGGCGAGGCCGGCAGCATGACCCTGGAGTGCAAGGTCAACTACATCCGCGGCGTCGAGTCCGGCGAGGTGGTCTGCCACGCCCGCGTACTCAACGGCGGGCGCAAGGTGCATGTGCTGGAGGCCAAGGTGGAACAGGGCGACAAGCTGATCGCCACCGCCCAGGCCACCTTTATCTGCAAGTGA
- the argE gene encoding acetylornithine deacetylase codes for MPLPSLKDQFAALIAAPSVSCTQAHWDQSNRAVIDLLANWLAELGFACEIQEIAPGKANLLASFGSGPGGLVLAGHSDTVPFDAALWQSDPLRLTQVGDRWVGLGVCDMKGFFPLVIEAVRGLLDRPFKQPLLVLATCDEESSMAGARALAAAGRPLGRAAVIGEPTGLKPIRLHKGVMMERIDILGQSGHSSDPSLGHSALEAMQDVMGELRALRAQWQREFHNPQFGVPQPTLNLGCIHGGDNPNRICGQCALEFDLRPLPGMDPEQLRAAIRGKLAPLAERHQVRIDYAPLFANVPPFEQSADSELVRVAEKLTGHAAQAVAFGTEAPYLQQLGCETIVLGPGDIACAHLPGEFLELARIEPTVTLLRQLIQHYCL; via the coding sequence ATGCCCTTGCCTTCCCTCAAAGACCAGTTCGCCGCGCTGATCGCCGCGCCTTCGGTGAGTTGCACCCAGGCGCACTGGGACCAGTCCAACCGCGCTGTCATCGACCTGCTGGCCAACTGGCTGGCCGAGCTCGGCTTCGCCTGCGAGATCCAGGAGATCGCACCGGGCAAGGCCAACCTGCTGGCCAGCTTCGGCAGCGGCCCCGGCGGTCTGGTGCTGGCCGGACACAGCGACACAGTGCCGTTCGACGCCGCCCTGTGGCAGAGCGACCCATTGAGACTGACCCAGGTCGGCGACCGCTGGGTGGGCCTCGGCGTATGCGACATGAAGGGCTTCTTCCCGCTGGTGATCGAGGCGGTGCGCGGGCTGCTCGATAGGCCCTTCAAGCAGCCGCTGCTGGTGCTGGCCACCTGCGACGAGGAAAGCTCGATGGCCGGCGCGCGCGCTCTGGCTGCGGCTGGCCGGCCCCTGGGGCGCGCGGCAGTGATCGGCGAGCCGACCGGCCTCAAGCCGATCCGCCTGCACAAGGGCGTGATGATGGAACGCATCGACATCCTCGGGCAGAGCGGCCACAGCTCCGACCCCAGCCTCGGCCATAGCGCCCTGGAGGCCATGCAGGATGTGATGGGCGAGCTGCGTGCCCTGCGTGCGCAATGGCAGCGCGAGTTCCACAACCCGCAGTTCGGCGTGCCGCAGCCGACCCTCAACCTCGGCTGCATCCACGGCGGCGACAACCCCAACCGCATCTGCGGCCAGTGCGCCCTGGAATTCGACCTGCGCCCGCTGCCGGGCATGGACCCGGAGCAGCTGCGCGCGGCCATCCGTGGCAAGCTGGCACCGCTGGCCGAGCGGCACCAGGTGCGCATCGACTACGCGCCGCTGTTCGCCAACGTGCCGCCCTTCGAGCAGAGCGCCGACAGCGAACTGGTGCGCGTTGCGGAAAAGCTCACCGGGCATGCAGCGCAGGCGGTGGCATTCGGCACCGAAGCCCCGTATCTTCAGCAGCTCGGCTGCGAGACCATCGTCCTCGGCCCGGGCGACATCGCCTGTGCCCACCTGCCGGGGGAATTTCTCGAGCTGGCGCGCATCGAACCGACCGTAACCCTGCTGCGCCAGCTGATCCAGCACTACTGCCTATGA
- the gshA gene encoding glutamate--cysteine ligase gives MSDLLNRRLALLGEADHLSLLTQCLHGIERETLRVTAQGELAQTPHPVALGSALTHAQITTDYSEALLEFITPAEPDPADTLADLERIHRFAASRLDDEYLWSPSMPGLLPDEAQIPIARYGSSNIGRLKYVYRRGLALRYGKTMQCIAGIHYNFSLPEAVWPLLQRLDGDGQSARDYQSASYIALIRNFRRYSWLLMYLFGASPALDASFLRGRPHQLQQLDADTLYLPWATSLRMSDLGYQSSAQSGLTPCYNDLASYTESLRNAVATPYPAYAEIGTHDASGEWQQLNSNIIQIENEYYSSIRPKRVTRSGERPIQALMSRGVQYVEVRCLDINPYLPLGIDLAEARFLDAFILFCALADSPLLAGVECRACTENFLKTVKEGRRPGLHLQHDGQQVELRTWAGELLDAFAPIAALLDRAHGGGAYREALEAQRAKVQDPALTPSARVLAELQHHGESFRAFALRQSKAHAETFRAQPLSAAEEQDFERMARASLAEQAELEAAPAGDFDSFVAAYQASILGISQ, from the coding sequence TTGAGCGATCTCCTCAACCGCCGCCTGGCCCTGCTCGGCGAGGCCGACCACCTGTCCCTGCTCACCCAGTGCCTGCACGGCATCGAGCGCGAGACCCTGCGCGTCACCGCGCAGGGCGAGCTGGCGCAGACGCCGCACCCGGTCGCGCTGGGCTCGGCGCTGACCCACGCGCAGATCACCACCGACTATTCCGAGGCCCTGCTGGAGTTCATCACCCCGGCCGAGCCCGACCCGGCCGACACCCTGGCCGATCTCGAGCGCATCCACCGCTTCGCCGCCAGCCGCCTGGACGACGAGTACCTGTGGAGCCCGTCGATGCCTGGCCTGCTGCCGGACGAGGCACAGATCCCGATCGCCCGCTACGGCAGCTCCAATATCGGCCGCCTCAAGTACGTCTACCGCCGCGGCCTGGCCCTGCGCTACGGCAAGACCATGCAGTGCATCGCCGGCATCCACTACAACTTCAGCCTGCCCGAGGCGGTCTGGCCGCTGCTGCAGCGGCTCGACGGCGACGGCCAGAGCGCGCGCGACTACCAGTCGGCCAGCTACATCGCGCTGATCCGCAACTTCCGCCGCTACAGCTGGCTGCTGATGTACCTGTTCGGCGCCTCGCCGGCGCTGGATGCCAGCTTCCTGCGCGGCCGCCCGCACCAGCTGCAGCAGCTCGACGCCGACACCCTGTACCTGCCCTGGGCCACCAGCCTGCGCATGAGTGACCTGGGCTACCAGAGCAGCGCCCAGTCCGGCCTGACGCCCTGCTACAACGACCTGGCCAGCTACACCGAGAGCCTGCGCAACGCGGTGGCCACGCCCTATCCGGCCTATGCCGAGATCGGTACCCACGACGCCAGTGGCGAATGGCAGCAGCTCAACAGCAACATCATCCAGATCGAGAACGAGTACTACTCGAGCATCCGCCCCAAGCGCGTCACCCGCTCCGGCGAACGGCCGATCCAGGCCCTGATGAGCCGCGGCGTGCAGTACGTCGAGGTGCGCTGCCTGGACATCAACCCCTACCTGCCACTGGGCATCGACCTGGCCGAGGCGCGCTTCCTCGATGCCTTCATCCTGTTCTGCGCCCTGGCCGACAGCCCGCTGCTGGCCGGCGTTGAATGCCGCGCCTGCACCGAGAACTTCCTCAAGACGGTCAAGGAAGGCCGCCGTCCTGGCTTGCATCTGCAGCACGACGGCCAGCAGGTGGAGCTGCGCACCTGGGCCGGCGAGCTGCTCGATGCCTTCGCGCCGATCGCCGCGCTGCTCGACCGCGCCCACGGTGGCGGCGCCTACCGCGAGGCCCTCGAGGCGCAGCGGGCTAAGGTGCAGGATCCCGCGCTGACCCCCTCGGCGCGGGTGCTGGCCGAACTGCAGCACCATGGCGAAAGCTTCCGCGCCTTCGCCCTGCGCCAGAGCAAGGCCCACGCCGAGACCTTCCGCGCCCAGCCGCTGAGCGCCGCGGAGGAACAGGACTTCGAGCGCATGGCGCGCGCATCGCTGGCCGAGCAGGCCGAGCTGGAGGCCGCACCGGCCGGTGATTTCGACAGCTTCGTCGCCGCCTACCAGGCCAGTATCCTCGGTATTAGCCAGTGA
- the rmf gene encoding ribosome modulation factor yields the protein MDNHDWSLESLNKAYQQGYMAGLTGQPMHLQPYAAEVPAAAWEAGWDDGNEQFKQHQRRSA from the coding sequence ATGGACAACCACGACTGGAGCCTGGAGAGCCTGAACAAGGCCTACCAGCAAGGCTATATGGCCGGTCTCACCGGCCAGCCCATGCACCTGCAGCCCTATGCTGCCGAGGTGCCGGCCGCTGCCTGGGAGGCTGGCTGGGACGATGGCAACGAGCAGTTCAAGCAGCACCAGCGGCGCAGTGCCTGA
- a CDS encoding inorganic triphosphatase, with translation MNKETEIKLRVSRETLNALREHPLLKKRNKSGWETRELFNQYYDTPQRDLAAARVALRLRRDGEQFIQTLKTRGQSVAGLSERNEWDWYLKKAKLDTKLLGDECWPASLAELDKKSLQPIFTTDFVRQKAEIAWGRGKARTVIEAALDLGKVLAGEGEEEICELELELRQGEPAALLELACELAADLPLMPCDISKAERGYRLFDAASYSLSLPLPALNAEMSLDDAFAAIAWHLLGSSQRLAEQYRWNGHWKLLEQWLQQLIDLRALLGSLGQAAPRASSRELREGLDALLGDWRPRLAAGRDDEALRHNALAMFAGELQGNRWGLLSLQLSRWLLLRGWTLGRNARGERQGAAPLGNWLPTLLAEEAAGLRLKHYQQFPEALAEQLPRFERLQAWLRLARQVPELPELDRLYGELDKLEALAGRGNDTEVLAARVAQAHTVATLKPWKLLLK, from the coding sequence ATGAATAAAGAAACCGAAATCAAGCTGCGCGTCAGCCGCGAGACCCTCAATGCCCTGCGCGAGCACCCGCTGCTGAAGAAGCGCAACAAGTCCGGCTGGGAAACCCGCGAGCTGTTCAACCAGTACTACGACACCCCGCAGCGCGATCTGGCCGCGGCCCGCGTGGCGCTGCGCCTGCGCCGCGATGGCGAGCAGTTCATCCAGACCCTGAAGACCCGCGGCCAGAGCGTGGCCGGGCTGTCCGAGCGCAACGAGTGGGACTGGTACCTGAAGAAGGCCAAGCTGGACACCAAGCTGCTCGGCGACGAGTGCTGGCCGGCCAGCCTGGCCGAGCTGGACAAGAAGAGCCTGCAGCCGATCTTCACCACCGACTTCGTTCGCCAGAAGGCCGAGATCGCCTGGGGGCGCGGCAAGGCCAGGACGGTGATCGAGGCGGCCCTCGATCTGGGCAAGGTGCTCGCCGGCGAGGGCGAGGAGGAGATCTGCGAGCTGGAGCTGGAGCTGCGCCAGGGCGAGCCGGCGGCGCTGCTGGAGCTGGCCTGCGAGCTGGCCGCCGACCTGCCGCTGATGCCCTGTGACATCAGCAAGGCCGAGCGCGGCTACCGCCTGTTCGATGCCGCCAGCTACAGCCTGAGTCTGCCGTTGCCTGCGCTGAACGCCGAGATGAGTCTGGATGACGCCTTCGCGGCCATCGCCTGGCACCTGCTCGGCAGCAGCCAGCGCCTGGCCGAGCAGTACCGCTGGAACGGTCACTGGAAACTGCTGGAGCAGTGGCTGCAGCAGCTGATCGACCTGCGTGCCCTGCTCGGCAGCCTCGGCCAGGCCGCGCCGCGCGCCTCCAGCCGTGAGCTGCGCGAAGGCCTGGACGCGCTGCTGGGCGACTGGCGGCCGCGCCTGGCTGCCGGCCGCGACGACGAGGCGCTGCGCCACAACGCACTGGCCATGTTCGCCGGCGAGCTGCAGGGCAATCGTTGGGGCCTGCTGTCGCTCCAGCTGTCGCGCTGGCTGCTGCTGCGTGGCTGGACCCTCGGCCGCAACGCCCGCGGCGAGCGCCAGGGCGCGGCGCCTCTGGGCAACTGGCTGCCGACCCTGCTGGCCGAGGAGGCCGCGGGCCTGCGCCTGAAGCACTACCAGCAGTTCCCCGAGGCCCTGGCCGAACAGCTGCCGCGCTTCGAGCGCCTGCAGGCCTGGCTGCGCCTGGCGCGGCAGGTGCCCGAGCTGCCGGAGCTGGATCGCCTGTATGGCGAGCTGGACA